Proteins co-encoded in one Ruegeria sp. HKCCD4315 genomic window:
- the recR gene encoding recombination mediator RecR, producing the protein MSSNSDIDNLIDLMAKLPGLGPRSARRAVLHLIRKRALLLTPLSDAMQQVAVTARECLNCGNVGTTDICDICNSEDRATGELCVVEDVADLWAMERAGVFKGRYHVLGGTLSALDGVGPDELSIPRLKDRVMAEGITEIILALNATVDGQTTAHYIADQLEGQVRLTSLAQGVPIGGELDYLDDGTITAALRARKEI; encoded by the coding sequence ATGAGTTCGAACAGCGACATCGACAACCTGATCGACCTGATGGCCAAACTGCCCGGCCTCGGCCCGCGTTCGGCCCGTCGCGCTGTGCTGCACCTGATCCGAAAACGCGCTTTGCTGCTGACACCTTTGTCTGATGCCATGCAGCAAGTCGCCGTGACCGCCCGCGAATGCCTGAACTGCGGGAACGTGGGCACCACCGATATCTGTGACATCTGCAACAGCGAAGACCGTGCAACCGGAGAGCTCTGCGTGGTCGAAGACGTGGCCGACCTCTGGGCGATGGAGCGCGCGGGCGTCTTCAAAGGCCGCTATCACGTTCTGGGTGGCACGCTGTCGGCGCTGGACGGGGTTGGCCCGGACGAGTTGAGCATTCCCCGCCTCAAAGACCGAGTGATGGCCGAGGGGATTACCGAGATCATCCTTGCGCTGAATGCCACCGTCGATGGCCAGACCACGGCGCATTACATTGCTGATCAGTTGGAAGGACAGGTTCGCCTGACCTCACTAGCGCAGGGCGTGCCGATTGGCGGAGAATTGGATTATCTGGATGACGGGACGATCACCGCCGCGCTAAGGGCGCGAAAGGAAATATAG
- a CDS encoding lactoylglutathione lyase family protein, with protein sequence MSQFPRTFSHIGLSVPNVDEAVKFYSEVLGFYVIMPPTDVVEDGSDIGVMCTDVFGPDWRKLRIAHLATADRIGIELFEFDGNYAPENNIDFRRNGTFHFCIQDPDVEGLVEKIVQAGGKQRMPIRHYYPGEKPYRMVYVEDPFGIVFELYSHSYELTYSSGAYT encoded by the coding sequence ATGTCTCAGTTTCCAAGGACTTTTTCACATATCGGGTTGTCTGTTCCAAACGTGGACGAAGCCGTAAAGTTCTATTCCGAGGTCTTGGGGTTTTACGTCATCATGCCGCCCACGGACGTGGTGGAGGATGGCTCGGACATTGGGGTCATGTGCACGGATGTTTTCGGCCCGGACTGGAGGAAATTGCGTATCGCACATCTCGCGACAGCGGACCGGATTGGAATTGAACTTTTTGAGTTTGACGGGAATTACGCGCCCGAAAACAACATCGATTTCCGCAGAAATGGAACGTTTCACTTTTGCATTCAGGACCCCGATGTCGAAGGTCTGGTCGAGAAGATTGTGCAGGCTGGTGGAAAACAGCGCATGCCGATCCGGCACTATTACCCCGGAGAAAAGCCTTACCGCATGGTCTATGTTGAAGACCCATTTGGTATCGTATTCGAACTCTACAGCCACTCGTATGAGCTGACCTACTCGTCTGGTGCTTACACCTGA
- a CDS encoding ribonuclease T2 — MRQGISGLVLWIFSAVAALAEGEKAGEFDYYVLSLSWSPNWCAREGDARGSDQCDARHDHGWILHGLWPQFHQGWPSYCRTPEAPPTRRMTREMEDIQGSAGLAWHQWKKHGTCSGLSAADYFALSRRTYDAVERPEVFRKLDASVKLPAEVVEEAFLKANPELERDMITVTCKQGYIEEVRLCLSRDLDPVPCSRDVIRDCTAKDALFDPIR, encoded by the coding sequence ATGCGCCAAGGTATTTCAGGGCTGGTATTGTGGATCTTCAGCGCGGTTGCCGCGCTGGCCGAAGGCGAAAAGGCCGGAGAGTTCGATTACTATGTTTTGTCGCTCAGCTGGTCGCCCAACTGGTGTGCCCGCGAAGGCGACGCGCGCGGGTCCGATCAGTGCGATGCGCGGCATGACCACGGTTGGATTTTGCATGGCCTGTGGCCACAGTTCCATCAAGGCTGGCCGTCGTATTGCAGAACGCCCGAAGCACCGCCGACCCGACGCATGACGCGTGAAATGGAAGATATTCAGGGCAGTGCGGGCTTGGCCTGGCACCAGTGGAAGAAACACGGCACCTGTTCCGGGCTGTCGGCAGCCGACTATTTCGCGCTGTCCCGGCGCACCTATGACGCGGTTGAGCGCCCGGAGGTCTTCCGCAAGCTGGACGCATCCGTGAAGTTACCCGCCGAAGTGGTCGAAGAAGCGTTTCTGAAGGCCAATCCCGAACTAGAGCGCGATATGATCACCGTCACGTGCAAGCAAGGCTATATCGAAGAAGTCCGCCTGTGCCTGTCACGCGACCTTGACCCCGTGCCTTGTAGCCGCGACGTGATCCGCGACTGCACCGCCAAGGACGCATTGTTCGATCCGATTCGTTAA
- a CDS encoding DUF1013 domain-containing protein has translation MAKPLMAKATAVWLVDNTTISFKQIADFVGMHELEVQGIADGDVAAGVKGFDPIANNQLTQDEIDAAQNNPLHKLKLKFNPSAAGEEKRRGPRYTPLSKRQDRPNSILWLVKFHPELSDGQIAKLVGTTKPTIQSIRERTHWNITNMQPIDPVALGLCKQSELDTAVQKAAAKKAAEGGVMSDDERRKLVSTEQSLEMDAAPKIPTAIEGLETFSLSDEPAEEKDEEAIIDADSFFNLPKGGADDEDEDDLRP, from the coding sequence ATGGCAAAACCGCTTATGGCCAAGGCAACCGCCGTATGGCTGGTGGACAACACCACGATCAGCTTCAAGCAGATCGCGGATTTCGTAGGAATGCACGAGTTGGAAGTGCAGGGCATCGCTGATGGTGATGTGGCTGCAGGCGTCAAAGGCTTTGACCCGATTGCCAACAACCAATTGACCCAGGACGAAATCGACGCGGCGCAGAACAACCCGCTTCACAAGCTGAAGCTCAAGTTCAATCCTTCGGCCGCTGGCGAAGAAAAACGCCGTGGTCCGCGTTACACCCCGCTGTCCAAGCGTCAGGACCGTCCGAACTCGATCCTGTGGCTGGTCAAGTTCCACCCCGAACTCAGCGATGGCCAGATTGCCAAGCTGGTGGGCACCACGAAACCGACAATCCAGTCGATCCGCGAGCGTACCCACTGGAACATCACCAACATGCAACCCATCGATCCGGTTGCTCTGGGCCTTTGCAAGCAGTCCGAGCTGGACACAGCCGTTCAGAAAGCAGCCGCAAAGAAAGCGGCCGAAGGCGGTGTGATGAGCGATGATGAGCGTCGCAAACTGGTCTCGACGGAACAGTCTCTGGAAATGGATGCCGCGCCGAAAATCCCGACGGCCATCGAAGGGCTCGAAACCTTCTCGCTGTCCGACGAGCCAGCAGAAGAAAAAGACGAAGAGGCGATCATCGACGCCGACAGCTTCTTCAATCTGCCCAAAGGCGGGGCGGATGACGAAGACGAAGACGATCTTCGCCCGTAA
- a CDS encoding permease produces MAELTQNPRVTAKGVLDLIKTPWALIVVILVAVAVLDPGNLREVVTFAAKALAHTGQYILFAVLLLSYLKATGAEVMVARAFEGRETRMIFLAALFGGLAPFCSCEVIPFIAGLLALGAPLSAVMAFWLSSPLIDPPTLLITAGALGWPFAIGKAVAAVALGLFGGFAVRLLMRQGAFAQPLRAYKPAGCCGCGPKLDDKPVWKFWQEPERRARFRSEFVHNGLFLLKWLALAYVLEALLVNYVPADLIAGAVGGEGVLPIVVAALVGMPAYLNSYVAPPLLAGLMEQGMTAGAAMSFMVAGAVSSIPAMAAVWSLVKPRVFATYLGLGVGGAIIAGIIFQMV; encoded by the coding sequence ATGGCTGAGTTGACACAAAACCCGCGCGTGACGGCCAAGGGGGTGCTGGACCTGATCAAGACGCCTTGGGCGCTGATCGTCGTGATCCTTGTCGCGGTAGCCGTTCTGGACCCCGGCAATCTGCGTGAGGTGGTAACGTTTGCCGCAAAGGCTTTAGCCCATACAGGGCAATACATCCTGTTTGCCGTGCTGTTGCTGTCGTACCTAAAGGCGACCGGAGCAGAAGTGATGGTGGCGCGCGCCTTTGAGGGGCGCGAGACCCGAATGATCTTTCTGGCCGCGTTGTTCGGTGGATTGGCTCCGTTCTGTTCCTGTGAGGTCATTCCCTTTATCGCGGGCCTTCTGGCGCTTGGCGCGCCGCTGTCTGCGGTCATGGCGTTCTGGCTCAGCTCACCCTTGATCGACCCGCCGACGCTTTTGATTACGGCTGGCGCGCTGGGGTGGCCTTTTGCCATCGGCAAAGCGGTCGCGGCGGTCGCACTTGGCCTGTTCGGAGGCTTCGCGGTTCGGCTGCTGATGCGCCAGGGTGCGTTTGCCCAACCGTTGCGCGCGTACAAACCCGCCGGGTGCTGCGGATGTGGGCCGAAACTGGACGACAAGCCGGTCTGGAAATTCTGGCAGGAGCCCGAGCGCCGCGCTCGGTTCCGCTCGGAATTCGTGCACAACGGTTTGTTCCTGTTGAAATGGCTGGCTCTGGCCTATGTACTCGAAGCCCTGTTGGTCAACTACGTGCCTGCCGACCTGATCGCTGGCGCGGTGGGTGGAGAAGGTGTGCTGCCCATCGTTGTCGCTGCCTTAGTGGGTATGCCTGCTTATCTGAACTCCTACGTGGCACCACCGCTGTTGGCTGGATTGATGGAACAAGGAATGACTGCGGGTGCCGCCATGTCTTTCATGGTCGCTGGTGCCGTCAGTTCCATCCCGGCAATGGCCGCCGTCTGGTCGCTGGTCAAACCCCGTGTGTTTGCAACCTATTTGGGCCTTGGTGTGGGCGGAGCAATTATCGCGGGCATCATCTTTCAGATGGTGTGA
- a CDS encoding helix-turn-helix transcriptional regulator translates to MWEAAAAGFSAMGSEARLKVLKTLVRAGEAGLTVGEIQNRTGIAPSTLAHHLRFLAAGGVVEQEKIGRTTINRACYDELRNLAQFILSECCADEVGKAANDG, encoded by the coding sequence ATGTGGGAAGCTGCTGCTGCCGGATTTTCTGCGATGGGCTCGGAGGCCCGGCTGAAAGTCCTCAAGACCTTGGTTCGGGCTGGTGAGGCCGGTTTGACGGTTGGCGAGATTCAAAACCGGACGGGCATTGCTCCGTCGACTTTGGCGCATCACCTGCGGTTTCTTGCGGCCGGTGGTGTGGTTGAACAGGAAAAGATTGGTCGGACCACGATCAACCGAGCTTGTTACGACGAATTGAGAAACCTGGCGCAGTTCATTCTCAGCGAATGCTGCGCCGATGAAGTTGGAAAGGCCGCGAACGATGGCTGA
- a CDS encoding PLP-dependent aminotransferase family protein encodes MGISVDTFFLELNGQGTLQAQIQQMIAEGILSGRFHVGEKLPSSRKLAAHLGVSRITVTLAYTELLANDYLTAKGRSGYYVSHNAPVPPKYSPVQRGTESVDWDKALARRFLDSDVLPKPSDWRDYRYPFIYGQADRSLFDHANWRLCAVRALGHKDFDSLTGDYVDQDDPLLIEFIARHTLPRRGIAARPEEILITLGAQNALWLASRILLTHNRSAVIEDPCYYALRSLLNHWDCAVTPLSVDQNGLPPETIPDDADVIFTTPSHQSPTTATMPIARRNQLLDRARELDAMVVEDDYEFEMAFRGAPSPALKSMDRDGRVIYVGSFSKSLFPGLRLGYMVGSEPFIREARALRSLVLRHPPGHIQRTAAYFLSLGHYDAQIRRMSKALQERRDAMDSAIEESGLTVAGRGVIGGSSMWMSAPEHIDTTQLALRLQTQGVHIEPGAPFFSGPNRPQNYYRLGYSSISTDRIAPGVKLIADAIRTT; translated from the coding sequence ATGGGGATTTCGGTCGATACATTCTTTCTAGAACTCAACGGTCAGGGCACGCTGCAGGCCCAAATCCAGCAGATGATTGCCGAGGGCATTCTGTCGGGCCGCTTTCACGTTGGAGAGAAACTGCCATCATCGCGAAAACTGGCCGCACATCTGGGCGTCAGCCGGATTACCGTCACGTTGGCCTATACCGAATTGCTGGCGAATGATTACCTGACGGCCAAGGGGCGATCTGGGTACTATGTTTCGCATAACGCGCCCGTTCCACCGAAATACTCGCCTGTCCAGCGCGGCACAGAATCCGTTGACTGGGACAAAGCGTTGGCCCGTCGCTTTCTGGACAGTGACGTTCTGCCAAAACCCAGCGACTGGCGCGATTACCGCTATCCGTTCATCTACGGTCAGGCCGACCGGTCATTGTTTGATCACGCTAACTGGCGCTTGTGCGCCGTGCGCGCGTTGGGACACAAGGACTTCGATTCGCTAACGGGGGACTACGTGGATCAGGATGATCCACTTCTGATCGAGTTCATCGCCCGCCACACTCTGCCCAGACGCGGCATTGCAGCCCGCCCCGAAGAGATTCTGATCACTTTGGGCGCGCAGAACGCTCTCTGGCTGGCGTCGCGCATTTTGCTGACTCACAATCGATCTGCAGTGATCGAAGACCCCTGCTATTACGCGCTGCGGAGCCTGCTGAACCATTGGGACTGCGCGGTGACGCCCTTGAGCGTCGATCAGAACGGACTGCCACCCGAGACGATCCCAGACGACGCTGACGTTATCTTTACCACCCCCAGCCATCAAAGCCCGACGACGGCGACAATGCCTATCGCGCGCCGCAATCAACTGCTGGATCGAGCACGCGAATTGGATGCAATGGTTGTCGAGGATGACTACGAGTTCGAAATGGCCTTTCGGGGTGCGCCGTCTCCGGCACTCAAGTCTATGGATCGGGATGGACGCGTGATTTACGTCGGCAGTTTTTCCAAGTCGCTGTTCCCCGGTTTGCGGCTTGGATACATGGTTGGCTCTGAGCCCTTTATCCGAGAGGCACGCGCGCTTCGGTCATTGGTTCTGCGCCACCCACCCGGGCACATTCAGCGTACGGCTGCGTATTTCCTTTCACTGGGCCATTACGACGCGCAAATCCGGCGTATGTCGAAAGCCCTGCAAGAACGGCGCGATGCAATGGATTCCGCCATAGAAGAAAGCGGACTGACCGTGGCCGGGCGCGGCGTGATTGGCGGCTCATCAATGTGGATGTCTGCGCCCGAGCATATCGACACAACCCAACTGGCATTGAGGTTGCAGACCCAGGGCGTTCACATTGAACCTGGTGCCCCGTTTTTCTCTGGTCCGAACAGGCCACAGAATTACTACCGCCTCGGTTACTCCTCCATTTCGACCGACCGCATTGCACCAGGTGTAAAATTGATTGCAGACGCCATTCGAACTACCTGA
- the xsc gene encoding sulfoacetaldehyde acetyltransferase, protein MKMTTEEAFVKVLQMHGIEHAFGIIGSAMMPISDLFPKAGIMFWDCAHEGSAGMMADGYTRATGKMSMMIAQNGPGITNFVTAVKTAYWNHTPLLLVTPQAANKTIGQGGFQEVEQMKLFEDMVAYQEEVRDPSRVCEVLNRVIMQAKRASGPAQLNIPRDMWTQVIDVDLPAIVEFERPSGGETAVSQAAELLSNAKNPVILNGAGVVLAEGGIDASKALAERLDAPVCVGYQHNDAFPGSHPLFAGPLGYNGSKAGMELISEADVVLCLGTRLNPFSTLPGYGMEYWPADAKIIQVDINPDRIGLTKKVSVGIVGDAAKVANGILAQLSDTAGDEGRADRKAKIAQKKSAWAQQLSSMDHEDDDPGTSWNERARAAKPDWMSPRMAWRAIQSALPKEAIISSDIGNNCAIGNAYPSFEEGRKYLAPGLFGPCGYGLPAIVGAKIGQPDVPVVGFAGDGAFGIAVNELTAIGREEWPAVTQIVFRNYQWGAEKRNSTLWFDDNFVGTELDTKVSYAGIANACGLKGVIARTQDELTAALNQAIEDQKNGITTLIEAMINQELGEPFRRDAMKKPVAVAGVSADDMREQAV, encoded by the coding sequence ATGAAGATGACGACCGAAGAAGCCTTTGTTAAGGTTCTGCAGATGCACGGGATCGAACATGCGTTCGGTATCATTGGCTCGGCGATGATGCCGATCTCGGATCTGTTCCCAAAAGCTGGAATCATGTTCTGGGACTGCGCCCATGAAGGCAGCGCCGGCATGATGGCCGATGGCTATACCCGGGCCACCGGCAAGATGTCGATGATGATCGCGCAAAACGGCCCTGGCATCACCAACTTCGTGACCGCTGTCAAAACCGCCTACTGGAACCACACCCCGCTGCTGCTGGTGACCCCGCAGGCGGCGAACAAAACCATCGGACAGGGTGGGTTCCAGGAAGTCGAGCAGATGAAGCTGTTCGAAGACATGGTTGCCTATCAGGAAGAGGTTCGTGACCCGTCCCGCGTCTGCGAGGTTCTGAACCGCGTGATCATGCAGGCCAAACGCGCCAGCGGTCCGGCTCAGTTGAACATACCCCGCGATATGTGGACCCAAGTTATCGACGTTGATCTGCCTGCTATTGTCGAATTCGAGCGCCCCTCGGGCGGTGAAACCGCTGTGTCGCAGGCGGCCGAGTTGCTGTCGAACGCCAAAAACCCTGTCATACTGAACGGTGCCGGTGTGGTTCTGGCCGAAGGCGGCATCGACGCGTCGAAGGCCCTGGCCGAGCGTCTGGATGCGCCGGTCTGCGTTGGCTACCAGCACAACGACGCCTTCCCCGGCTCGCACCCACTGTTCGCCGGTCCGCTGGGCTACAACGGTTCGAAAGCCGGGATGGAGCTGATCAGCGAGGCCGATGTGGTTCTGTGCCTGGGCACCCGTCTGAACCCGTTCTCGACCCTGCCCGGATACGGCATGGAATACTGGCCTGCCGATGCAAAAATCATCCAGGTCGACATCAACCCCGACCGCATCGGTCTGACCAAGAAAGTCAGCGTCGGCATCGTCGGTGATGCGGCCAAGGTCGCAAACGGGATTCTGGCCCAGCTGTCGGACACCGCGGGTGACGAGGGCCGCGCGGACCGCAAAGCCAAGATCGCGCAAAAGAAATCCGCTTGGGCGCAGCAGCTTTCGAGCATGGATCACGAAGATGACGATCCGGGCACCAGCTGGAACGAACGTGCACGTGCCGCAAAGCCCGACTGGATGAGCCCACGCATGGCATGGCGCGCAATCCAGTCCGCGCTGCCGAAAGAGGCGATCATCTCGTCCGACATCGGCAACAACTGCGCCATCGGCAACGCCTATCCGTCCTTCGAGGAAGGCCGCAAATATCTGGCCCCCGGCCTGTTCGGCCCCTGCGGCTATGGCCTGCCCGCCATCGTGGGTGCGAAAATCGGCCAGCCGGACGTTCCGGTTGTCGGCTTCGCCGGTGACGGTGCCTTTGGTATCGCCGTGAACGAACTGACTGCAATTGGCCGCGAAGAATGGCCCGCCGTAACTCAGATCGTCTTCCGCAACTACCAGTGGGGCGCGGAAAAGCGCAACTCGACCCTGTGGTTCGATGACAACTTCGTCGGCACCGAGCTGGACACCAAAGTGTCATACGCCGGTATCGCAAATGCCTGCGGCCTGAAGGGTGTTATCGCCCGCACGCAGGACGAATTGACCGCAGCGTTGAACCAGGCGATCGAGGATCAGAAGAACGGCATCACCACCCTGATCGAAGCCATGATCAATCAGGAACTGGGTGAACCCTTCCGCCGCGACGCGATGAAAAAGCCTGTCGCAGTTGCGGGCGTTTCGGCTGACGACATGCGCGAGCAAGCCGTATAA
- the pta gene encoding phosphate acetyltransferase: MTLTPIELLRQNAPAIRPVISLCEGSDPRVVAGALAAHKADLADVILVGPQAEVEAALKDQGAVPSPGIAVHDPKISDLTEEFAQRFFELRQHKGVDLTKARAAVESAPVYAAMLVRSGRATGTVGGAVHITGDIVRAAIQVIGMAPDAGMVSSFFLMYPPENAQPGARAMLYSDCGLVINPSASELSKIAIASAASAKTLLQVEPKIAMLSFSTKGSAKHTDVDKVIEATDTLRQTAPDLSVDGELQFDAAFVPSVGDRKSPGSSVAGQANVMIFPNLDAGNIGYKITQRLGGYTAIGPVLQGLAQPANDLSRGCSAEDVTQMIAVTALQASKT, encoded by the coding sequence ATGACCCTGACACCCATTGAGCTGTTGCGGCAGAACGCTCCGGCCATCCGCCCTGTTATTTCTTTATGCGAAGGCAGTGATCCCCGTGTTGTTGCGGGGGCGCTTGCCGCCCACAAGGCCGATCTGGCCGACGTAATCCTGGTCGGCCCGCAAGCCGAAGTCGAAGCCGCCCTGAAAGATCAAGGGGCGGTGCCTTCGCCGGGCATCGCTGTGCATGACCCCAAGATCTCGGACCTGACCGAGGAGTTTGCCCAGAGGTTCTTCGAACTTCGTCAGCACAAGGGCGTGGATCTGACCAAAGCCCGCGCTGCCGTTGAATCAGCGCCAGTCTACGCCGCCATGCTGGTACGCAGCGGGCGCGCCACCGGCACGGTAGGCGGCGCGGTTCACATAACCGGCGACATCGTCCGCGCGGCTATCCAAGTGATCGGAATGGCCCCAGATGCCGGAATGGTGTCGTCTTTTTTTCTGATGTACCCGCCTGAAAACGCCCAACCCGGTGCGCGGGCGATGCTTTATTCAGACTGCGGTCTGGTCATCAACCCGTCTGCCTCTGAGTTGAGCAAAATCGCCATCGCCTCGGCCGCTTCGGCAAAAACTCTTCTGCAGGTCGAACCCAAGATCGCGATGCTCAGCTTTTCGACCAAAGGCAGCGCCAAACACACGGACGTGGACAAGGTGATCGAAGCCACTGACACCTTGCGTCAGACAGCACCTGATCTGTCTGTCGACGGAGAGTTGCAGTTTGACGCCGCTTTTGTCCCTTCGGTGGGCGACCGCAAATCCCCCGGTTCATCCGTCGCCGGTCAAGCCAACGTAATGATTTTCCCAAATCTCGACGCGGGCAATATCGGCTACAAGATCACCCAACGGCTGGGTGGCTATACCGCAATTGGCCCCGTGCTTCAGGGACTGGCCCAGCCGGCCAACGACCTGTCGCGCGGCTGTAGCGCCGAAGATGTAACCCAAATGATCGCCGTGACCGCCCTGCAAGCCAGCAAAACGTAA